One genomic segment of Brevibacillus laterosporus LMG 15441 includes these proteins:
- the namA gene encoding NADPH dehydrogenase NamA, translating to MTVKLFQPYQLKEVTLKNRIVMAPMCMYSVTEKDGKATDFHITHYTTRAVGQVGLIIVEATAVEEQGRISEFDLGIWNDDHIAGLHKIVEQAHQYGAKMGIQLAHAGRKAEVPGSIYGPSAIAFDESSRVPEEMSVEKIKQTIEAFKQGAVRAKQAGFDVLEIHAAHGYLLHEFLSPLSNQRTDEYGGSQENRYRMLSEVIAEVKSVWEGPLMVRVSATDYTEGGLTIEDHVQFAVWMKEQGVDLIDVSSGALVRAAINVYPGYQVKLSEQIKEEANIPTGAVGLITSPLQAEEILQNNRADIIILGRELLRNPYWARGAADELQVEIEAPRQYQRGW from the coding sequence ATGACTGTTAAATTATTTCAACCCTATCAATTAAAAGAGGTTACATTGAAAAATCGGATTGTCATGGCCCCTATGTGCATGTATTCTGTAACTGAAAAGGACGGAAAAGCTACTGACTTTCATATTACGCACTATACAACGCGCGCAGTTGGACAGGTAGGTCTTATAATTGTGGAAGCAACTGCTGTTGAAGAACAGGGACGGATTTCGGAATTTGACCTGGGAATATGGAATGATGACCACATAGCCGGATTACATAAAATTGTCGAGCAAGCACATCAGTACGGAGCTAAAATGGGAATTCAATTAGCCCATGCTGGGCGTAAAGCAGAGGTTCCTGGTTCCATCTATGGCCCATCTGCAATTGCATTTGATGAGAGCAGCCGTGTTCCAGAAGAAATGTCAGTTGAAAAAATCAAACAGACAATAGAAGCATTTAAGCAAGGTGCGGTGAGAGCTAAACAAGCGGGCTTTGATGTTCTTGAAATCCATGCGGCTCACGGGTATTTATTACATGAATTTTTATCCCCGCTCTCTAATCAACGAACAGACGAATACGGGGGCTCTCAGGAAAATAGATACCGCATGTTATCCGAAGTGATAGCAGAGGTGAAAAGTGTTTGGGAAGGGCCATTGATGGTACGTGTCTCCGCTACCGATTATACAGAAGGAGGCTTAACGATCGAGGATCACGTACAATTCGCAGTTTGGATGAAAGAGCAGGGCGTGGATCTCATTGACGTTAGCTCTGGTGCACTTGTACGGGCAGCTATTAATGTGTATCCAGGCTATCAAGTAAAGTTATCAGAACAGATCAAAGAAGAAGCGAACATCCCCACTGGTGCTGTAGGGTTAATTACCTCTCCGTTACAGGCTGAGGAGATTTTACAAAATAATCGTGCAGATATAATCATCTTAGGCCGCGAGCTGTTGCGAAATCCATATTGGGCTAGAGGTGCGGCAGATGAATTACAAGTAGAAATTGAGGCACCTAGACAGTATCAAAGGGGCTGGTAA
- a CDS encoding GntR family transcriptional regulator, whose product MPIPKNYTSSIRLTAKEKAFRQLQSWIIDGTLEPGEKLYDAEIAEAIGVSRTPVREAFQLLEVQGFIETYRGRDTRVTTVSKEDVQTMYLPLASLQALAAQLAATAITEEQIATLNEINASYKQAIYDKDVPKIVEMDSQFHTFILEIVDNPYIINFTSVLQLHIQRLEYIFFKQQHIPKEESIDEHERIVQAFVQKNGKLAAEIMEQNWLRPMKEVYQLM is encoded by the coding sequence ATGCCAATTCCTAAGAATTACACTTCTTCTATTCGATTAACTGCGAAAGAAAAAGCTTTTCGTCAGCTACAAAGCTGGATTATCGATGGAACCTTAGAGCCAGGGGAGAAGCTATATGATGCTGAAATTGCAGAAGCGATCGGTGTGAGCAGGACTCCTGTGAGGGAAGCCTTTCAGCTACTTGAGGTCCAAGGCTTTATTGAAACATATCGAGGACGGGATACAAGAGTTACTACTGTTTCAAAGGAAGATGTACAGACAATGTATTTACCGCTTGCTTCACTTCAAGCATTAGCGGCCCAATTAGCTGCGACTGCAATTACAGAAGAGCAAATTGCTACATTAAACGAGATCAATGCCAGCTATAAACAGGCAATCTACGATAAAGATGTACCAAAAATTGTAGAAATGGATAGTCAATTTCATACATTTATTTTAGAAATTGTGGACAATCCCTATATCATAAATTTTACATCTGTTCTTCAGCTACATATTCAACGCTTAGAATATATCTTTTTTAAGCAACAGCACATTCCTAAGGAAGAATCTATTGATGAACATGAGAGAATCGTACAAGCCTTTGTCCAGAAAAATGGAAAATTAGCTGCAGAGATTATGGAACAAAATTGGCTGCGTCCTATGAAAGAAGTATATCAGCTGATGTAA
- a CDS encoding DMT family transporter, whose product MKTEQIVMSRKFGVTLVLTGAMLWGISGTVAQYLFQQQGFSPEWLVVIRLLLSGIILLAVAYRKEKQNIWGIWKNTKERLSLILFGILGMLAVQYTYFAAIKHGNAATATILQYLAPVLITCYVAIRLKRLPMLKELLAVVLALLGTFLLVTHGSINSLSISGLALFWGLASAVALAFYTLHPHKLLAKWGAAIVVGWAMLIGGIGFSFVHPPWRLEGQWSMSSTLAVMFIVLFGTLIAFYCYLESLKYLSAPETSLLACVEPVSAAVLSVIWLQIPFGLTDWLGTLCILITIAILSLGGHKETAKTN is encoded by the coding sequence ATGAAAACGGAACAGATTGTCATGTCGAGAAAATTCGGAGTTACCCTCGTACTAACAGGGGCTATGCTGTGGGGAATATCTGGGACTGTTGCTCAATATTTGTTTCAGCAACAAGGCTTCAGTCCTGAGTGGTTAGTCGTTATACGTCTTTTACTGTCGGGTATTATTCTATTAGCAGTTGCCTATAGAAAAGAGAAACAAAATATCTGGGGCATATGGAAAAACACCAAAGAGCGACTCAGCCTTATCTTGTTTGGTATTTTAGGAATGTTGGCTGTTCAATATACTTATTTTGCAGCTATTAAGCATGGAAATGCAGCAACAGCTACTATTCTTCAATATTTGGCCCCTGTGCTAATTACATGCTATGTGGCGATTCGTCTAAAAAGGCTACCCATGTTAAAAGAATTACTAGCTGTCGTTCTAGCTCTCTTAGGAACGTTCTTACTGGTTACACATGGAAGCATCAATAGCCTCTCTATTTCTGGCTTAGCATTATTCTGGGGGCTAGCCTCGGCGGTAGCATTGGCTTTCTATACATTACATCCACACAAGCTTCTTGCTAAATGGGGAGCAGCTATCGTTGTAGGCTGGGCGATGCTAATCGGAGGTATCGGCTTTAGTTTTGTTCATCCCCCTTGGAGGCTGGAGGGACAATGGTCGATGTCTTCCACTTTAGCCGTAATGTTTATTGTACTATTTGGAACACTGATTGCCTTTTACTGTTATTTGGAAAGTCTTAAGTACCTTAGTGCCCCCGAAACTAGTTTATTAGCTTGTGTCGAGCCTGTTTCTGCCGCCGTCCTATCAGTGATTTGGCTACAGATACCCTTTGGTTTAACGGATTGGTTGGGTACCCTGTGTATTCTTATTACCATTGCCATCCTATCCTTGGGCGGGCATAAGGAGACAGCTAAGACCAATTAG
- a CDS encoding Ada metal-binding domain-containing protein: MEKTTSYPKWDAPYFTGKKIEKIYCFPWCTEKFHPENTIRFQSRANAEQAGYRPCRKCCSTLPIGAWTDKQSELTLVVPKEFSFNENMKYLSKEPNECLFYCKNHRIYRAIPIEAETPVVEIRSDQDNMLHIRFLGTTMPSCKWIRAEVARYVRDWFDLDTDLRPFYDLAKSDALLQRAVTTFSGLRNIGIPDLFEAICWGIIGQQINLPFAYTLKRRLVKAFGRSIECDDETYWIFPSPHDIAALTIEDLKRLQMTGKKCEYLIGVAQLMVEGKITKEQLGNCGDYKKAENMLVKIRGIGPWTANYVLMRCLRMPSAFPIDDVGLHNAIKYLQGTPQKPTKAEIVKLSATWTNWEAYATFYLWRFLY; this comes from the coding sequence ATGGAAAAAACAACAAGTTATCCGAAGTGGGATGCTCCTTATTTCACTGGTAAAAAAATAGAGAAGATATATTGTTTCCCATGGTGTACGGAAAAGTTTCATCCAGAAAACACGATTCGATTTCAGTCGCGGGCGAATGCTGAACAGGCAGGATACCGGCCTTGTAGAAAATGCTGTTCCACTCTTCCTATAGGCGCTTGGACGGATAAACAAAGTGAGCTAACACTGGTCGTGCCAAAGGAATTCAGCTTTAACGAAAATATGAAATATTTGTCCAAAGAGCCTAATGAATGCTTATTTTATTGTAAAAACCACCGAATTTACAGAGCTATTCCTATTGAAGCGGAAACACCTGTAGTAGAAATACGTTCGGATCAGGATAACATGCTACACATTCGTTTTCTAGGAACTACAATGCCATCCTGCAAATGGATACGAGCCGAGGTCGCCCGTTATGTAAGAGATTGGTTTGATTTGGATACAGACTTGCGCCCTTTTTACGACTTGGCTAAATCAGATGCATTGCTACAAAGAGCAGTTACTACTTTTAGTGGTCTCCGAAACATTGGAATTCCTGATCTGTTCGAAGCAATCTGCTGGGGAATTATCGGGCAGCAAATCAATCTGCCCTTCGCTTATACGCTGAAAAGACGACTGGTGAAGGCCTTTGGCCGAAGCATTGAATGTGATGATGAAACGTATTGGATATTCCCCTCCCCGCATGATATTGCCGCTCTGACAATAGAAGACTTGAAGCGATTACAAATGACAGGGAAAAAATGTGAGTATTTAATTGGTGTAGCTCAGCTTATGGTGGAAGGTAAAATAACCAAAGAGCAATTAGGGAACTGCGGAGATTATAAAAAAGCGGAAAACATGCTTGTCAAAATCCGTGGCATTGGACCATGGACTGCTAATTACGTTTTAATGCGTTGCCTGAGGATGCCCTCCGCTTTTCCAATAGATGATGTAGGTTTACACAATGCGATTAAATATCTTCAGGGCACCCCACAAAAGCCCACGAAAGCAGAAATTGTAAAGCTTTCTGCGACATGGACAAATTGGGAAGCCTATGCCACCTTTTATTTGTGGAGATTTCTCTATTAG
- a CDS encoding bifunctional transcriptional activator/DNA repair enzyme AdaA: MRDIQRQGEKNNYLTDEKWQAIITNDASYNDTFFYAVKTTGIFCRPSCRSREPKKENVRIFCSAEEALSENFRPCKRCKPTGQRLPDVEWVAQITDYIKKNYSEELTLELLADICHGSPYHMHRTFKRIKGMTPIEYIQQTRIKKAMDYLIQSDMTITDIAMTVGMPNTPYFITLFKKITGQTPKKFRQLNKNTQAMEVLQSDSKK; encoded by the coding sequence ATGAGAGATATCCAAAGGCAAGGAGAGAAGAATAATTATCTAACTGATGAAAAGTGGCAAGCAATCATTACTAACGATGCATCGTACAATGATACATTTTTTTATGCGGTGAAAACTACAGGTATCTTTTGCAGACCTTCTTGCAGGTCTAGAGAGCCTAAAAAGGAAAATGTTCGAATATTTTGTAGCGCAGAAGAGGCGCTGTCAGAAAATTTCCGACCTTGTAAGCGATGTAAGCCAACAGGACAACGTTTGCCTGATGTTGAATGGGTGGCACAGATTACGGATTATATCAAAAAGAATTACAGTGAAGAATTAACGCTAGAGCTTTTAGCAGATATATGTCATGGAAGTCCTTATCATATGCATCGAACATTTAAACGCATTAAGGGAATGACCCCAATTGAATATATTCAACAGACGAGAATAAAGAAAGCCATGGATTATCTCATCCAATCTGATATGACGATTACCGACATCGCAATGACTGTGGGGATGCCCAACACACCGTACTTCATCACTTTGTTTAAGAAGATAACAGGACAGACGCCTAAAAAATTTCGTCAATTAAATAAGAATACACAAGCCATGGAGGTGTTGCAAAGTGACAGCAAAAAGTAA
- a CDS encoding methylated-DNA--[protein]-cysteine S-methyltransferase, which translates to MTAKSKQIIYYSRLVHSDWNLYIAATGAGLCYVGSQNHPFEELENWVRNRFPKGELVQDHEKLQGYAAELVAYFQGTRKDFSIDFDLYGTPFQLAVWNALCEIPYGQTRSYSDIALQIQKPNAVRAVGTAIGANPVLITVPCHRVIGKNGSLTGYRGGLEMKTKLLRFENENSLVEGSKLYA; encoded by the coding sequence GTGACAGCAAAAAGTAAACAGATCATTTATTATTCAAGGCTGGTCCATTCGGATTGGAACCTATACATTGCTGCTACAGGGGCGGGACTTTGTTATGTAGGTTCGCAAAATCATCCTTTTGAGGAATTGGAAAATTGGGTAAGGAATCGGTTTCCGAAAGGTGAATTGGTGCAGGATCATGAAAAATTACAAGGCTATGCAGCAGAATTGGTTGCGTATTTTCAAGGCACACGTAAAGACTTCTCTATTGACTTTGATTTATATGGTACGCCATTTCAGCTCGCGGTGTGGAATGCTCTTTGTGAAATACCATATGGGCAAACCCGTTCCTACTCTGATATTGCGCTTCAAATACAAAAACCAAATGCGGTACGTGCTGTTGGAACAGCAATTGGTGCTAATCCCGTTTTAATTACGGTTCCCTGCCATCGGGTGATTGGGAAAAATGGCTCACTAACGGGCTACCGGGGTGGATTGGAAATGAAAACCAAGCTTCTGCGCTTCGAAAATGAAAATAGTTTGGTAGAGGGGAGTAAGCTATATGCCTGA
- a CDS encoding 2OG-Fe(II) oxygenase, whose translation MPDCLTERSAAIDWNKVQQTMDEQGYATIPAFLTKKECNEIINTYEKEEYFRNTIDMARFRFGIGEYKYYQAPLPTMLQQLREGFYPELAKTANRWLKQLDDGACYPPLLSEFLTECHQQGQTRSTPLLLKYEAGGYNCLHQDLYGDVYFPFQVVFALSQKEIDYTGGEFLLLEQRPRAQSRGHVITLEQGSGLIFPTNNRPVLGSRGYYRTKIRHGVSTITSGTRYTLGIIFHDAK comes from the coding sequence ATGCCTGATTGCCTCACAGAACGGAGTGCCGCCATAGATTGGAATAAAGTGCAACAGACGATGGATGAGCAGGGCTATGCTACAATTCCAGCATTCTTAACGAAGAAGGAATGTAACGAAATAATAAACACGTATGAAAAAGAAGAGTATTTTCGGAACACGATTGATATGGCTAGATTTCGATTCGGCATCGGGGAGTATAAATATTATCAAGCTCCCCTTCCTACTATGTTGCAACAGCTTCGTGAAGGCTTCTATCCTGAATTGGCTAAAACGGCTAACCGATGGCTGAAGCAGCTTGATGATGGGGCATGTTACCCACCTTTGCTCTCAGAATTTCTCACGGAATGCCATCAGCAGGGACAGACAAGATCAACACCCTTACTCCTTAAATACGAAGCTGGAGGTTATAATTGTCTGCATCAGGATTTGTATGGAGATGTCTACTTTCCATTTCAAGTAGTATTCGCCCTCTCTCAAAAAGAGATAGATTATACAGGCGGTGAGTTTTTGTTGCTGGAACAACGGCCAAGGGCGCAAAGCCGAGGGCATGTGATAACCCTAGAACAAGGATCAGGACTCATTTTTCCTACTAACAATCGGCCTGTACTAGGTTCACGCGGGTATTATAGAACCAAGATAAGGCATGGTGTCAGCACGATTACTTCTGGTACAAGATATACGCTTGGTATTATTTTTCATGATGCAAAGTGA
- a CDS encoding SPL family radical SAM protein produces the protein MKSEFFYKYPKTLLNKGTGFLSDYTHSLNPYTGCSFGCSYCYVRQMPVSIFRREEWGTWVDIKRDAANVLRKELRREKSKGKVTIFMSSSTDPYQPIEHKEKVTRSLLEVMLENPPDFLFIQTRSPLVSRDIDLLLRLEKKVRVSMTIETDREDIRKHFTPHAPPIPARLEALQRLADAGVPTQATIAPLLPSSEEFPDKLRTLVDRICIDDYFMGDGSGGRRTRNLGIDSFYHKLNAVEWYHPSAYQLVYERFTRVFPTDQVFVSQKGFAPY, from the coding sequence ATGAAGAGTGAGTTTTTTTATAAATATCCCAAAACACTGCTAAATAAAGGGACAGGCTTTCTTTCCGATTACACTCATTCGTTGAATCCTTATACGGGTTGTTCCTTTGGATGTTCCTATTGCTATGTACGACAAATGCCTGTATCGATTTTTCGTAGGGAGGAGTGGGGAACCTGGGTGGACATCAAACGGGACGCGGCAAATGTATTACGTAAGGAGCTCAGAAGGGAAAAAAGCAAAGGAAAGGTAACAATATTCATGTCATCAAGCACAGATCCGTACCAACCAATTGAACATAAAGAAAAGGTGACAAGATCTCTTTTGGAGGTCATGCTGGAGAACCCTCCTGATTTTTTATTTATCCAGACCCGTAGTCCTCTTGTTAGTCGAGACATTGATTTATTATTACGCTTGGAGAAGAAGGTTCGAGTAAGCATGACCATAGAGACGGATCGAGAGGATATCCGTAAGCATTTTACACCTCATGCACCCCCTATTCCTGCCAGATTAGAGGCACTTCAGCGTTTAGCAGATGCAGGTGTACCCACCCAGGCAACCATCGCTCCACTATTGCCCAGCAGTGAAGAATTCCCTGATAAGCTACGAACGCTAGTTGATCGCATCTGTATAGATGATTATTTTATGGGGGACGGTAGTGGAGGAAGACGAACTAGGAATCTGGGGATCGACTCATTCTATCATAAGCTAAATGCAGTCGAATGGTATCATCCCTCTGCCTATCAATTGGTGTATGAGCGATTTACACGTGTTTTTCCCACTGATCAGGTATTTGTAAGTCAGAAGGGATTTGCTCCTTACTGA
- a CDS encoding collagenase, with amino-acid sequence MNYKWLSMMTASAVLLSNGALWLPTPANAATNTVNKSVFSLSKQPPLPQFKTGAGVLGAEVTPLGEEELRTETFSQLEKKSKRAKRQALQATHAEQQTYSMSDLNRLSYDELVEVLRKIEWKNIPDLFKFNSDSVEFYSDRDRVQAVINALQDSGRSFTDQDARGISTLVEVLRSGYYLGYYHKELKYLDQSDYKEKVLPAVKTITANKYFAWGNNTQQEVIGATGKLISNTTVDVEIITKMTGLVSDFIDHFDEYGKDREMSSSFYSVIQGIGYVLMWQVREPEDQKAFNGSIDNYLEQMFRIAHKDRASSDLSWLVSNGLYYTGSLGHYHNTPEKGNKILTEAMHLYPKYSELYFVAAEQITYHYNEKNYYGNQIDLKQLKEEGKKKYLPNRYEFDGGKFIFRTGDQLTEEQLQRLYWAAKEVKAQFHRVVGNDQELEKGNPDDVLTVVIYNSPDEYRMNKSLYGYETENGGIYIEGDGTFFTYDRTPEQSIYSLEELFRHEFTHYLQGRYVVPGLFGRGEMYQNGRLPWFEEGGAEFFAGATRTDGIHPRKSVVGNIRYDDRSSRMSVSDTLHAQYGSWNFYNYGFAMQYHLFQNDFSMMDRIHNAIMKNDVAQFDRYIEQLSRDKWVNDAYQQTIDELVQNYEDWDVPLVSDDYLKDVEPKQKEEIYAEISEVTGLRDIETAEHESEFFNTFTLHGTYIGDRSAGEEQDWKKMNQVTDDFLKELSKKSWNGYRTATAYFVNYKITKDGRFSYDVVFHGKLPKGSYSGNLAPVVEINGPYTGVVAESVSFSSKGTRDKDGKIMSYQWDFGDGQTSQEENPTHVYAEAGTYEISLQVTDDAKQKVTKKTTVTISEKANKPSDNSNDSFENASKLEAFGKQIKAELNQKKEEDVFYFDVKKTDNIEVSVEVKNGQGVAWQLFHEDDLKNYIAYPNQGEGDQLMATLEAKPGRYYLYVYSITEEPVSYKYQVSLAGGSKDFAESEPNNRFEDANGPLPLGEPVKGILDEGDNADVYRFELKKESDLEIILKHTKKEGINWLLYHEDDLKNPVSYPVELDKGRMSATYTAEPGLYYLFVYKYEDEVIPYTVSVNK; translated from the coding sequence ATGAATTACAAGTGGCTAAGTATGATGACGGCAAGTGCAGTTTTACTCTCCAATGGTGCATTATGGCTACCTACACCTGCCAATGCAGCAACAAACACAGTAAACAAATCCGTATTTTCACTAAGTAAGCAGCCTCCTTTACCTCAGTTCAAAACAGGTGCAGGGGTACTCGGAGCTGAGGTGACTCCACTGGGAGAAGAGGAGCTCCGTACTGAAACTTTTTCCCAGCTAGAGAAAAAAAGCAAGCGAGCTAAGCGACAAGCCCTTCAAGCAACTCATGCTGAACAACAAACGTACAGTATGTCGGACTTAAATCGACTTAGCTATGACGAGCTAGTAGAAGTTCTACGTAAGATAGAATGGAAGAATATCCCTGATTTATTCAAATTTAATTCAGATTCAGTTGAATTCTATTCAGACCGCGATCGGGTCCAGGCCGTTATCAATGCCCTTCAGGACAGTGGAAGATCCTTTACTGATCAGGATGCACGCGGAATTTCGACATTGGTAGAGGTTTTGCGTTCAGGTTATTATCTGGGCTACTACCATAAAGAGTTAAAATACCTTGATCAGTCAGATTATAAGGAAAAGGTACTACCTGCTGTTAAAACCATCACGGCAAACAAGTATTTTGCATGGGGAAATAATACACAACAGGAAGTTATCGGTGCTACGGGGAAACTTATCTCAAACACTACGGTAGATGTTGAGATCATAACGAAGATGACTGGACTAGTATCAGACTTTATTGATCATTTTGATGAATATGGAAAAGATCGAGAGATGAGCAGTTCCTTTTATTCTGTAATTCAAGGGATTGGATACGTACTCATGTGGCAAGTGCGTGAACCAGAGGATCAAAAAGCGTTCAATGGTAGTATTGATAATTACTTGGAACAAATGTTCCGCATCGCCCACAAGGATCGGGCATCTAGTGATCTTTCGTGGCTAGTTAGCAACGGTTTGTATTACACCGGTTCTTTAGGGCATTACCACAATACCCCGGAGAAAGGTAATAAAATTTTGACGGAAGCAATGCATTTGTATCCAAAGTATAGCGAATTGTATTTTGTGGCAGCAGAGCAGATTACTTATCACTATAATGAAAAGAATTACTATGGTAACCAAATTGATCTGAAGCAATTAAAAGAAGAAGGAAAAAAGAAATATTTGCCAAACCGCTATGAATTTGATGGAGGAAAATTTATCTTCCGTACAGGGGATCAGCTAACGGAGGAACAGCTACAGCGACTTTATTGGGCTGCGAAAGAAGTAAAAGCTCAATTTCACCGTGTCGTAGGTAATGACCAGGAGCTAGAAAAGGGTAATCCTGATGATGTGCTAACTGTGGTCATCTACAATAGCCCTGATGAATACAGAATGAACAAATCTTTATACGGTTATGAAACGGAAAATGGTGGAATTTACATTGAAGGGGATGGGACATTCTTTACCTATGACAGAACCCCAGAGCAAAGCATTTATTCACTGGAGGAATTGTTCCGTCATGAGTTTACCCATTACTTACAAGGTCGATATGTGGTTCCAGGATTGTTCGGTCGAGGAGAGATGTATCAAAATGGACGCTTGCCTTGGTTTGAAGAAGGTGGGGCAGAATTTTTTGCCGGCGCTACTAGAACAGATGGCATTCATCCACGCAAATCTGTTGTAGGTAACATAAGATATGATGATCGATCTAGCCGTATGTCTGTGTCAGATACTCTGCATGCTCAATATGGTTCCTGGAATTTTTATAATTATGGATTTGCCATGCAGTATCATTTGTTCCAAAACGATTTTTCAATGATGGACCGCATTCATAATGCGATTATGAAAAACGACGTGGCCCAATTTGATCGATATATTGAGCAGTTGAGTAGGGACAAGTGGGTAAATGACGCATATCAACAGACGATTGATGAGCTGGTGCAAAATTATGAAGATTGGGATGTGCCACTGGTATCGGATGATTATCTAAAGGATGTGGAGCCAAAGCAGAAGGAAGAAATTTATGCGGAAATTTCTGAAGTTACAGGCTTGCGTGACATAGAGACCGCAGAGCACGAATCAGAATTTTTCAATACCTTCACCTTACACGGAACCTATATTGGCGACAGATCAGCAGGAGAAGAGCAAGACTGGAAAAAAATGAATCAAGTAACAGATGACTTCTTGAAAGAATTAAGTAAAAAGTCTTGGAATGGTTATCGAACCGCAACCGCTTACTTTGTGAATTATAAGATAACGAAGGATGGAAGATTCTCCTATGATGTAGTGTTCCACGGCAAATTGCCAAAAGGTAGTTATAGCGGGAACCTAGCCCCTGTAGTAGAAATAAATGGTCCGTATACAGGAGTTGTAGCTGAGTCGGTTTCGTTTAGTAGCAAAGGAACACGCGATAAAGACGGAAAGATTATGTCTTACCAATGGGATTTTGGCGATGGTCAGACAAGCCAAGAAGAGAATCCAACACACGTGTATGCTGAAGCGGGAACCTACGAGATAAGCTTGCAGGTAACCGATGATGCTAAACAAAAAGTGACCAAAAAGACAACAGTAACCATTAGTGAAAAAGCGAATAAACCGTCAGATAACTCTAATGATTCTTTCGAAAATGCCAGCAAGCTAGAAGCATTTGGTAAACAAATAAAGGCTGAGCTGAACCAAAAGAAAGAAGAGGATGTATTCTATTTTGATGTGAAAAAAACTGATAACATTGAAGTTTCAGTAGAAGTAAAGAATGGACAAGGAGTGGCGTGGCAATTATTCCACGAGGATGATCTGAAAAATTATATTGCCTATCCAAATCAAGGCGAAGGCGATCAGTTAATGGCGACTCTTGAAGCAAAACCAGGACGATATTATCTTTATGTGTATTCAATAACAGAGGAGCCCGTTTCCTACAAGTATCAAGTAAGTCTGGCTGGTGGTTCGAAGGATTTTGCAGAAAGTGAGCCTAACAATCGATTCGAAGATGCGAATGGTCCATTGCCGCTAGGTGAACCTGTTAAAGGAATACTAGATGAGGGCGACAATGCAGATGTATACCGTTTTGAACTGAAAAAAGAAAGTGATTTAGAAATTATTCTGAAGCATACGAAAAAAGAGGGAATTAACTGGTTGCTCTACCATGAGGATGATTTGAAGAACCCCGTTTCGTATCCAGTAGAGCTTGACAAGGGAAGAATGAGCGCTACTTATACAGCCGAACCTGGTCTATACTATCTATTTGTCTATAAATATGAAGATGAGGTAATCCCATATACCGTATCGGTAAATAAGTAG